A region from the Arvicola amphibius chromosome 12, mArvAmp1.2, whole genome shotgun sequence genome encodes:
- the Cxcr4 gene encoding C-X-C chemokine receptor type 4, with product MEGISIYTSDNYSEELGSGDYDSNKEPCFRDENAHFNRIFLPTIYFIIFLTGIVGNGLVILVMGYQKKLRSMTDKYRLHLSVADLLFVITLPFWAVDAMADWYFGKFLCKAVHVIYTVNLYSSVLILAFISLDRYLAIVHATNSQRPRKLLAEKAVYVGVWIPALLLTIPDFIFADVSEGDGRYICDRLYPDSLWLVVFHFQHIMVGLILPGIVILSCYCIIISKLSHSKGHQKRKALKTTVILILAFFACWLPYYVGISIDSFILLEVIKQGCDFESIVHKWISITEALAFFHCCLNPILYAFLGAKFKTSAQHALNSMSRGSSLKILSKGKRGGHSSVSTESESSSFHSS from the exons ATGGAAGGCATCAGT ATATATACTTCAGATAACTATTCCGAAGAACTAGGGTCGGGAGACTATGACTCCAACAAGGAGCCCTGCTTCCGGGATGAAAACGCCCATTTCAATAGGATCTTCCTACCCACCATCTACTTTATCATCTTCTTGACTGGCATAGTGGGCAATGGCTTGGTGATCCTGGTCATGGGTTACCAGAAGAAGCTCCGAAGCATGACTGACAAGTACAGGCTGCACCTGTCCGTGGCTGACCTCCTCTTTGTCATCACGCTTCCCTTCTGGGCAGTCGATGCCATGGCGGACTGGTACTTTGGAAAGTTTCTATGTAAGGCGGTCCATGTCATCTACACCGTCAACCTCTACAGCAGTGTTCTCATCCTGGCCTTCATCAGCCTGGACCGGTATCTTGCCATTGTCCATGCCACCAACAGTCAGAGGCCCAGGAAGCTGCTGGCGGAGAAGGCAGTCTACGTGGGCGTCTGGATCCCTGCTCTGCTGCTGACTATACCCGATTTCATCTTTGCTGACGTCAGCGAGGGAGACGGCAGGTATATCTGTGACCGCCTTTACCCTGATAGCCTGTGGTTAGTGGTGTTCCACTTCCAGCACATCATGGTGGGTCTCATCCTGCCAGGCATCGTCATCTTATCCTGCTACTGCATTATCATCTCCAAGCTGTCGCACTCGAAGGGCCACCAGAAGCGCAAGGCCCTCAAGACGACAGTCATCCTCATCCtggctttctttgcctgctgGCTACCGTATTACGTGGGGATCAGCATCGACTCCTTCATCCTTTTGGAGGTCATCAAGCAAGGGTGCGACTTCGAGAGCATCGTGCACAAGTGGATCTCCATCACTGAGGCCCTAGCCTTCTTCCACTGCTGCCTGAACCCCATCCTCTATGCCTTCCTCGGAGCCAAATTCAAAACCTCTGCCCAGCATGCCCTCAATTCTATGAGCCGAGGTTCCAGCCTCAAGATCCTTTCCAAAGGAAAACGGGGTGGACACTCTTCCGTCTCCACAGAGTCAGAGTCCTCAAGTTTTCATTCCAGCTAA